GTTGACTCTTAAAGTATAGATTGGACGCAGATGAACGCAGATTAAAATTGATTTTCGCAAGATAAAATTTATTGTAAAAAGTGTAATATAAGCGCCTGCCCCGTTGAATGCTTTGTATTTTAATATTCAACAGGGGTTTTTCTGCTGCCTCAGTGTACTTCTGCGTTGAATTATTCTGTGGAAAATATTTGCACAAACATCACTTTCCCGCTGGACACTAAAACTATATAATCAAATTGTTAGTTTTGTGAGTTGCTAAAAAATGTGCTCAAAATTTAAAATAAATCCTTAAGATTTTCTGCAATCACTTCCCTAATCATATCCTCCGAGATTAGAGCAGGTAATTCGATATCGAAAACAACAGCTTCTTTCTCCACGATGATCTTACCGGATATTGGAAGACTGAAAAATCCCTTATAAACTTTAAAGGAGAAATCAAGTTCATAGTCGTTCCACCATCGCTCAATCTTTTTTATCTTGATTCCGTTCGGTAAATTACTAATTAAATCGGTGAAATTATTTTCGATTTTTTGCTTTGCATAATCCTGCGGAACATTGTGTTTGTGAATGATTTTCATAATAAATCCTTATCATTTTTTCATAAAGCTTCTAATTGAAAGCAATTTGTCAATTTTATCATAAAATTATTGACTAAAACAATCACGATTTGCAACATAATTAAAATTTTACAAATGGAGAATAAAGGATGAAAAATCGAAATTTAAGTAAAGTAAGTGTTATGGTTTTTTTGTTTGTGGCAATTCTGGTTAGCGGGTGCTCAAAATATTACGGAGTGAAAAAAAGTTCTGTGTTGATAGAAGAAGGGGTTACAAGTTTAAATTTCCCCAAAAATTCTTTGCACGAATTGGATTCTGCGTTTGAAAAGGATGGATATAAAATAGTAGAACTAACCACTTTTCAAGGAAAAAGGGGAATGAAAGCCATTAGCAAAACCGCCAATAATTACGAAAGTAAAAAGAAAAAAGCAATTTATTACGTTGAGGGAACAGGCTATCAGATGGGATTTTTGCTTGGCAGATTGGCTTATGATAAAATTCACTTGATGACAGACGATTTTTTAAATGGGATCATACCAGCATTTTTGAATCCGGGAATGTCCAAAAAATCGAAAAACATTTTTTGGGAAATGTTTATGAATGATATTAAGCGGAATGATAAAAAAATGAGCAAAGAAATTCCTCAAGAACTCTTAGATGAGATGAAAGGAATTGTTGATGGTTGTAAAAAAGCAAATCCCAATTCAAAAGTAACCTTTGACGATATATTTACCCTTAATGTTGGAATTGATTATATCCTTTCAATCGTTTACAATGTAGAGGGTTTATGGAAGCGTGTCCCGGGTATAGAAGTTCATCCTCTTCGGATGCCAATATTATGTAATGCGTTTTCAGTTTTCGGGAATGCTACTGTGGACGGGAAGCATTATTACGGCAGGGATTTTATGTTTCCCACAGAAGATGTTTTTCAGAAAACAGCGTGTATGATCATCTATAATCCTGATTCTCAGAAAAACGAGAAAAAACGTCTGCCTATGGTGGCTGTAACTGCCCCCGGATTTGTGGGTTCTATTACTGCGATGAACAGCGATGGAATTGCCGCAGGAGTGGATATGGTTGTGGGAGCAAATGTGAATTTTAAAAATCCGGGATTTAACTCATTGCTTTTGGTTCGGCATGTCGGACATAATGCCACCTCTGCTGATTCTGCTGTAAAGATCATCGAAAATGCTAATCGAGGAGTAACCTGGTTATATTCAATTGCAGATGGGAAAAACGATGAGGCTGTAATCGTGGAAGCAGGTATGAAACCTGAAGTAGAAATAGATCCACTTGATTATCCGTCCGATTATTTATTTAAGAAAAACTTGCTTCCGGATAGTGCATTCATTGAGAAAAATTTGAAATCGAAAATTTCCGCCGGATTGGTTGCGAGATGGCACAATTTTGAATACCCGGATACATTTTTAACTTTTAACAAAAAATTGTTTGCAAATTTCGATAAACCTTACCGGGACAGTATGTTTGCTGTTACAGGTTTTATTGATTCATCTCATACGGCGAAAGCTCTTCCCCATTCATATTATTTCGCTCCCCAGCGGGAAAATAAGGATGATTGTGTTTTATCAACCAATAATTTTGTTGCTCCTCAAATGAGATTTTTTGCAATGAACGATTGGAGTGAAAAAGTCTTGTCAAAGCATGTTGATGATTCTCAGTGGCGATATGACGCACTGAACAAATTGCTCCTGACGAATTATGGAAATATAGATTTTGATAAGGCAAGAGACATCATAGATTTTTTGGCTCCCAATGGAAAATATTATCCGAACTTCTACCAAAAAACGAATAAGAGTGATTATTTTTATCAATCAATTCCCAGCTCAGACGGAAAAACAATGCAGATATTTGGAGCAACTTCGATCTGTGATCTAACTGATCAAATAATTTTCAGTCATTTCGGCTATTTTAAAGATGAATGGATAAAAGTAACTTTACCGGATTATGTGAAATAAATTTTTTAAAATGGNNNNNNNNNNNNNNNNNNNNNNNNNNNNNNNNNNNNNNNNNNNNNNNNNNNNNNNNNNNNNNNNNNNNNNNNNNNNNNNNNNNNNNNNNNNNNNNNNNNNAGATATTTGGAGCAACTTCGATCTGTGATCTAACTGATCAAATAATTTTCAGTCATTTCGGCTATTTTAAAGATGAATGGATAAAAGTAACTTTACCGGATTATGTGAAATAAATTTTTTAAAATGGTAAAAGGGAACGCTTTAGAAAACCGTAGTACACATAACTCGTTTTTCCAAAATGGTAATTTGAGGAACGCTTTGGAAAAGCGTAATACACGTAACTCTTTTTTCCAAAACGATAATTTGAAGAACGCTTTGGGAAAGCGTAATACACGTAACTCGTTTTTCCAAAATGGTAATTTGAAGAACGCTTTAGAAAAGCGTAATACACGTAATTCGTTTTTCCAAAACGATATTATTAATGCTTTAGAAAAGCGTAATACGGAAAAAGTATTCTTCCCAAAATAATTGACGAAATATGTGGATATCTCCATATTTGACCAAAATTAAAAGATCAGTAACCGACAGAAAAACAAACCATAAGAGCGGGTATAACTCAGTGGTAGAGTATTAGCTTCCCAAGCTAACGGTCGCGGGTTCGAATCTCGTTACCCGCTCCATTTTTATTATAATAATTCTATGAATATACTATTTTCTAACGGAAAAGTTTTAACCCAAAGCCCCCAAAAGCCATTTGCAAATTCAGTTTTTGTGGAAGGAAACAAAATAAAATTTGTAGGCAAACTGTCTAATTTTAAGGCAAACTTACCAAAATACTACGAAGAAATTAATTTAGATGGAAAAATTCTCTTACCCGGTTTTATTGATACTCATACTCATTTTGTCAGTTATGCTTCTTCCAAAATAAGAGCAGACCTTTCCGGCTGCACATCTATCTCTGAAATGGAGAAAAGATTGCTTGAATACAAAAAAAAACATGTCGGTAAGATGGAATGGATAAGTGGAAAAGGGTGGGAAAAAAATTTGTTAAAATTAGAAAATGGATTCGATAGATATTTTCTTGATGAAATATTTCCGGACACACCCGTTTCTCTTTCCAGTAAAGATTTGCATTCCTTTCTTTGTAATTCGGTTGCTCTGGAAAAAATGGGTATTACATCCAAAACAAAATTACCTGAAGGGAGTTCGATTGGATATTTTGCCAACGGGGAATTAAATGGTTTTCTGTATGAGCGCGCTTGGTTATTGATTTCAGACGCACAACCTTCGCTACAAACGGAGTTAAAGGAGAGATTGGTGAAAGAAGCAATTTGGGAATCACATAAATTTGGGTTGACCGGTTTGCACAGCATAGAGGATGAAGGTGCATATAATTTATTCAAATCTCTTAGAGAAAAAAATGAATTGAATATGCGTGTCTGCTGGCATTTCCCGTTAGAAATGTTTGATGAAATGATTGCGAGGGGTGTAA
The DNA window shown above is from Candidatus Cloacimonadota bacterium and carries:
- a CDS encoding polyhydroxyalkanoic acid system family protein, with the translated sequence MKIIHKHNVPQDYAKQKIENNFTDLISNLPNGIKIKKIERWWNDYELDFSFKVYKGFFSLPISGKIIVEKEAVVFDIELPALISEDMIREVIAENLKDLF
- a CDS encoding C45 family autoproteolytic acyltransferase/hydrolase translates to MKNRNLSKVSVMVFLFVAILVSGCSKYYGVKKSSVLIEEGVTSLNFPKNSLHELDSAFEKDGYKIVELTTFQGKRGMKAISKTANNYESKKKKAIYYVEGTGYQMGFLLGRLAYDKIHLMTDDFLNGIIPAFLNPGMSKKSKNIFWEMFMNDIKRNDKKMSKEIPQELLDEMKGIVDGCKKANPNSKVTFDDIFTLNVGIDYILSIVYNVEGLWKRVPGIEVHPLRMPILCNAFSVFGNATVDGKHYYGRDFMFPTEDVFQKTACMIIYNPDSQKNEKKRLPMVAVTAPGFVGSITAMNSDGIAAGVDMVVGANVNFKNPGFNSLLLVRHVGHNATSADSAVKIIENANRGVTWLYSIADGKNDEAVIVEAGMKPEVEIDPLDYPSDYLFKKNLLPDSAFIEKNLKSKISAGLVARWHNFEYPDTFLTFNKKLFANFDKPYRDSMFAVTGFIDSSHTAKALPHSYYFAPQRENKDDCVLSTNNFVAPQMRFFAMNDWSEKVLSKHVDDSQWRYDALNKLLLTNYGNIDFDKARDIIDFLAPNGKYYPNFYQKTNKSDYFYQSIPSSDGKTMQIFGATSICDLTDQIIFSHFGYFKDEWIKVTLPDYVK